The following are encoded together in the Bos javanicus breed banteng chromosome X, ARS-OSU_banteng_1.0, whole genome shotgun sequence genome:
- the LOC133243235 gene encoding uncharacterized protein CXorf66 homolog, which translates to MNLFIYVLLLSIWTNSCLDRNESNGSATAVTTRAEFKQTKLQELWRRLLIIIIGTLITGYMVTCTCLLHYSCDSEEAHKAAKDKKEDITIKASRSSKISFTDSKSPTAGLGDPERQSVVSRIDKSSGPSSPRKVPSSAEKLVRPSSQKKPSKPSAPKKVLGSPPQEKLHRTRSPKKAHRQAHAHKLVSQVSPSYPEKAIKSTWPPSLQCRVKPTKTPLPYPKNQSFPEQSSVDKLTKCQRYLKLKCPASAGRAEILSRPHPVKFCRCYKEKCLVCRAVSEPFITHVSEANKKHVPVTLFSRELKHFYKSYKKKQPKYNTLYGNMHDSDITTYNSDGESDREVIIMCNIKCKEDMYKNSRNN; encoded by the exons ATGAATCTCTTCATTTATGTCCTCCTTTTATCAATTTGGACAAATAGTTGTTTAGATAGAAATGAAAGCAATGGATCTGCTACTGCAG TAACTACACGTGCTGAATTCAAGCAGACCAAACTGCAGGAATTATGGCGACGTCTACTCATTATTATAATTGGTACCCTTATCACTGGCTATATGGTCACGTGTACCTGCTTGCTTCACTATAGCTGTGATAGCGAGGAAGCCCATAAAGCAGCCAA GGACAAGAAAGAAGATATCACCATCAAGGCATCCAGGTCATCTAAAATATCATTTACTGACTCCAAGTCACCGACTGCTGGTCTGGGCGATCCAGAAAGACAATCCGTGGTATCCAGAATAGATAAGTCATCTGGGCCCTCAAGTCCACGAAAAGTTCCTTCAAGTGCAGAAAAGTTAGTCAGGCCCTCGAGTCAAAAAAAACCATCCAAGCCATCAGCTCCCAAAAAAGTGTTAGGATCACCCCCCCAGGAAAAGTTGCATAGAACACGCAGTCCAAAAAAGGCACATAGGCAGGCTCATGCCCATAAGCTAGTCAGTCAGGTCAGTCCATCCTATCCAGAGAAGGCCATCAAGTCAACTTGGCCACCAAGTCTACAGTGTCGGGTCAAGCCAACCAAAACTCCGCTACCCTATCCAAAGAATCAAAGCTTCCCTGAGCAATCAAGTGTAGATAAACTGACCAAATGCCAGAGATATCTTAAACTAAAATGCCCAGCTAGTGCAGGTAGGGCAGAAATATTATCTAGGCCTCATCCAGTGAAGTTTTGTCGATGCTACAAGGAAAAGTGCCTTGTTTGCAGAGCTGTTTCTGAGCCGTTCATCACTCATGTTTCAGAAGCAAATAAAAAGCATGTTCCAGTTACACTGTTTTCACGGGAATTGAAGCACTTTTACAAGTCctataaaaagaaacaacccaaatacaaCACACTGTATGGCAACATGCATGACAGTGATATCACAACATACAACAGTGATGGTGAGAGTGACAGGGAGGTGATTATAATGTGCAATATAAAATGCAAGGAAGACATGTATAAAAACTCCCGAAATAATTAA